The Candidatus Nitrosopumilus sp. SW genomic sequence TGTTTACACACTTTGAGAGTATGTTTGACATATGCTTCTGCTTTTTTTATCGGAAGTCCAAACCCTGTTGGTTTGTCTAATGGTATTGCAAAATCTGTCATGATACCTTCTTCGAAACTTGCCATCTCTGTTGGAGTTACTGGAACATCACCGTATTCTAAAACTTGATATCCTCCAGAGTCTGTCATTACTCCTCTATCGTAATCAATAATTTTATGAATTCCTTTTTCTATTGCCTTGTCTCCATAATTGTTTCTAGTAATGTATGCATTTGTAATTACTAAATCAAAGCCAATCTCTTTGATCTTTTTTGAAGGAATTGTTTGCTTTACAGGGTGAATAACTGGAACATATGCAGGTGTTTCAATTATTCCGTGATTAGTTTCTATTTTCCCTATTCGGCCTGCCAAATCTGTTTTTGATATTTCAAACAAGTATCTTTTCAAATTAAAAGGCGTTATTTAATCAATCAGCAAAAAATTTTTTCAAATCATTGTTTTTGGTAACTAAATCTAGCCAATCTACTTCATCTGAATCCATATCCTCTGAAATTATTGATTCAACTTTTTCTAAAACTTCTTGAATACTTCTTTCAGTAACATCAATCTGGACAACTTTATCTTGAAATTGATTCTTTGCATCATATGTAATGACTCCTAAAATCTCACTACTTGCATTTTCTTTACTTTTTTTATCTGAATATCCCCTTTCATTATAGACTTTGATCAAATCATATGGACTGCGCCTCAAAACAATAACCTTGCTAATTTTGTCTTTTTCTAAAACATAAGGTGCCAAATGTCCTATTATGACACAATTGCTTGAAATTTTTTCTTTAAGAACTTCTTGGAGTCTTTCTGTGTCTACATCGTTTGATTCATCGTTTTTTTCTAATAATCCTGAATTTTTTGCAATCTTGTTAATGTCTATCACATCTAGTTTTAATTTTTGAGCAAGTTCTTTTCCAATAGTATGTTTGCCTACACCTGGAGTACCTGTAATGACTATTGACATGTGATAAATTAGAAAGGTGATGATTAAACGATTTCTGCAATACTAATAAGTAGAATTGAATTTTTGAGATCATTGCAAATTGGTCTCTTAGGTAAAGCAAATGTAGGAAAATCTACTTTTTTCTCTGCTGCGACTGAAACTCCTGTACCCTCAGGAAATTTTCCATTTACAACAATTGAACCCAATATTGGAGTTGCATATGTAAAAGCTGATTGTGCTTGTAAGCATTTCAAAATTGAACATCAAAATGATCTTTGTATTAATGGAACTCGATTTATTCCTGTAAAACTTATTGATATTGCTGGATTAGTTCCAGGAGCTCATGAAGGAAAAGGTTTGGGAAATCAATTTCTTGATGATGCAAGACAAGCTGAAGTTTTGATTCATGTTGTTGACATTGCTGGTACCACTGATATTCAAGGACAACCTGTACCTCCTGGAACTCATAACCCCCTTGAAGACGTAGAGTTTGTTCAAGCTGAATTTGATTTGTGGTTTGCTGATATTTTAAAACGTGAATGGGATAAAATTACAAGAGAGATTCATCAGAAAAGAGCAAAACTTACAGATGGAATTGCAAAACGATTTACAGGTTTAGGCATCAAAGACTTTCAAGTACAAGATGTATTGCAAAAACTAGGTTTTATCTCAAGAGATCCAAAGGAATGGACTGAAGATGATATTGTTGAATTTGCACGAGAATTGAGAAAAAACACAAAACCCATGATTATTGCTGCAAATAAAGCTGATTTGTGTCCTGATCTTGAAATCATAAAAAAAATTAATGACAATGTAATTCCTTGTAGTGCAGAAACTGAATTATTGCTAAGAAAAGCATCAAAGGCCGGAATAGTGAATTATTCGTCTGGTGATGAGGGATTTACAATTGCAGAAGGAAAAGAGGTTGCTCCTCCGCAACAAAAGGCACTTGATTTGGTCAAATCTGTTTTTGAAAAAATTCCTTCCACTGGAATTCAAAAAATTCTCAACACCGCAGTTTTTGATTCATTGAATTTCATAGTAGTCTATCCAGTTGAAGATGAAACAAAACTTACCAACAAAGACGGCATTATTCTTCCTGATACAAAATTACTTCCTCAAGATTCTACTGCAAAAGATCTGGCTGGATTGATTCATGCCGATATTGCAAAGGGATTCTTGCATGCAATTGACTGTAAAACAAAACAGAGAATCAGTGGTGACCAGAAACTAAAAAATGGTGATGTGATTAAAATTGTATCAACACTAAGTAGGGGATAATATGCTAGGATTGGGAATTGAAAGCACTGCTCATACTTTTTCTTGTGCAGTTATAGAAAAAAAAGGAAAAAAAGGAAAAATTTTGTCTGATGTTAGGAAAATATATCGTCCTGCTGATGGCGAAGGCATTCATCCACGAGAGGCCTCAAGACATCATATTGAAAACAGTTCTTTGGTTTTGTCTGAATGCCTTGATGAAGCAAATATCAAAGTCAATGATTTAGATATTGTTTCTTATGCTGGCGGTCCTGGTTTAGGACCATGTTTGCGTGTTGGGGCTGTCGTTGCAAGATCACTTGCATCTTTCTACAAAATTCCAATATATCCTGTCAATCATGCATTAGGTCACATTGAATTGGGAAAACTATTGACTGGTGCAAGTAATCCTCTAGTCCTTTTGGTATCTGGAGGTCATACAATGCTTTTGGCATTTCTCAATAAACAGTGGAGAGTATTTGGTGAAACCTTGGATATTACTTTGGGACAATTACTTGATCAGTTTGGCAGATCTATTGGGTTTGCTTCTCCATGTGGAAAAAATATTGAAGAATTGGCAACAACATCTTCAAACTATGTAACATTGCCCTATTCTGTTAAAGGAAATGATGTTTCATTTTCTGGATTATTATCTGCAACAAAATCTGTAGCAAAAAAAAGTAAAGTTGACGCATGTTATTCTCTTCAAGAAACTGCTTTTGCAATGATTGCAGAAGCTGTAGAGCGTGCACTATCTTTTACAAGAAAGAAAGAACTAATGATTGTAGGTGGTGTAGCAGCTAACAAGAGATTGTCTGAAATGTTGCAAGACGTGTGTAAACGACATGGTGCAAAATTTTATGTCGTCCCTTTGAAATATGCTGGAGATTGTGGTAGTCAAATATGTTGGACAGGACTTTTGGAATCTCAAATCAAAAAGGGCGTTTCACTAAAAGATACTTTTGTTACTCAATCTTGGAGATTGGACACTGTTAAAGTAAATTACTAATTTTTGTAATTTTCAATTGCCTCATCAATACCTTTGAGCCAATTTTTTGTGTTAAACACACCAAACTTGTATGTCTTTTCATCTTCATCTGTTTTTACAATAAAACATACTTTTTTCATTAGTAATCCCTCTTTCCATGTTTTAGTTACGTTGTCTAATGTTACATCTAAGATAGTGTCTCCCATGTGTTTTGAAAAATCCATCATTCTTGCTCTGGTCTTGTCAAAAGCTAATCTCTTGTTAGTTAATGTAAGAATTCCTGAGCCTAAAACATCTTCACTACAATCTTCTTGCTTTAGTCTTTTTTCTCCGTCTTCCATGATTAATTTTTATTGAATTCATTTGAATATAACGGTAATGAAATTAATCAAAAAAGGTGCAGAAGCTGATATCTATCAAACTATGTGGCAAAATTCTAATGCTATTTTAAAAATTAGGAAGACAAAAAATTATAGAAACTCTTCTCTTGATTCAAAAATCCGTAAACAACGAACAATTAAAGAATCTCAAATTATTTCACAAGTAAAATCATTTGGTATTCCTGCACCTCTCGTCTATTTTGTAAATTTAAAAAACACCTCAATCATTATGCAAGAAATTCCTGGAAAACCTGTTCATGATTTATCTGAATCAAAGATAATTCAACTATCTAAAACAATTGGAAAATTAGTTGGAATGCTTCACAAAAACGGCATTATGCATGGCGATTTGACTACATCAAATTTTATCTTCTTCAAAAATGATGTCTATGTAATTGATTTTGGTTTGTCACAAAACACTATCAAGCCTGAAGATCATGCAGTTGATCTGAGATTAATTAAGGAAATCCTAAACAGTGCTCATGCAAAAATCATGATTCCTGCTTGGAAAAACTTTCTACTTGGATACAAATCTGTAGTTGGTAACGTAGATTATGTGAAAATTACTAAATTGGTATCAGATATAGAAAGTCGTGGTAGGTATGCACAAGTTGTTTGATCTATATTTTGTATCCTCAAATCCCCACAAATACAAAGAAGCTAAAAACATTCTA encodes the following:
- a CDS encoding KEOPS complex kinase/ATPase Bud32, which gives rise to MKLIKKGAEADIYQTMWQNSNAILKIRKTKNYRNSSLDSKIRKQRTIKESQIISQVKSFGIPAPLVYFVNLKNTSIIMQEIPGKPVHDLSESKIIQLSKTIGKLVGMLHKNGIMHGDLTTSNFIFFKNDVYVIDFGLSQNTIKPEDHAVDLRLIKEILNSAHAKIMIPAWKNFLLGYKSVVGNVDYVKITKLVSDIESRGRYAQVV
- a CDS encoding adenylate kinase family protein, whose translation is MSIVITGTPGVGKHTIGKELAQKLKLDVIDINKIAKNSGLLEKNDESNDVDTERLQEVLKEKISSNCVIIGHLAPYVLEKDKISKVIVLRRSPYDLIKVYNERGYSDKKSKENASSEILGVITYDAKNQFQDKVVQIDVTERSIQEVLEKVESIISEDMDSDEVDWLDLVTKNNDLKKFFAD
- a CDS encoding redox-regulated ATPase YchF: MQIGLLGKANVGKSTFFSAATETPVPSGNFPFTTIEPNIGVAYVKADCACKHFKIEHQNDLCINGTRFIPVKLIDIAGLVPGAHEGKGLGNQFLDDARQAEVLIHVVDIAGTTDIQGQPVPPGTHNPLEDVEFVQAEFDLWFADILKREWDKITREIHQKRAKLTDGIAKRFTGLGIKDFQVQDVLQKLGFISRDPKEWTEDDIVEFARELRKNTKPMIIAANKADLCPDLEIIKKINDNVIPCSAETELLLRKASKAGIVNYSSGDEGFTIAEGKEVAPPQQKALDLVKSVFEKIPSTGIQKILNTAVFDSLNFIVVYPVEDETKLTNKDGIILPDTKLLPQDSTAKDLAGLIHADIAKGFLHAIDCKTKQRISGDQKLKNGDVIKIVSTLSRG
- the kae1 gene encoding KEOPS complex N(6)-L-threonylcarbamoyladenine synthase Kae1, which produces MLGLGIESTAHTFSCAVIEKKGKKGKILSDVRKIYRPADGEGIHPREASRHHIENSSLVLSECLDEANIKVNDLDIVSYAGGPGLGPCLRVGAVVARSLASFYKIPIYPVNHALGHIELGKLLTGASNPLVLLVSGGHTMLLAFLNKQWRVFGETLDITLGQLLDQFGRSIGFASPCGKNIEELATTSSNYVTLPYSVKGNDVSFSGLLSATKSVAKKSKVDACYSLQETAFAMIAEAVERALSFTRKKELMIVGGVAANKRLSEMLQDVCKRHGAKFYVVPLKYAGDCGSQICWTGLLESQIKKGVSLKDTFVTQSWRLDTVKVNY